In Nitrospirota bacterium, the following are encoded in one genomic region:
- a CDS encoding prepilin peptidase, giving the protein MSSLALVLLLAGIFGLVIGSFLNVCIYRLPRGKSIVSPPSACPRCSTPLRPWENIPVVSYLFLRGRCRGCGEPISLRYPLVELLNGALYVLVVYTFGTGWHLPLLFAFISALVVITFIDLDFQIIPDVITLPGIVIGLAAASLVLPDPFALGSVTPQDAQIVGITNAAIGFLLGGGLFYLIAVLSRGGMGGGDIKMMAMVGAFMGWKAVLLTTFLGSLAGSLIGVFLILFKGKGRKTRIPFGPFLALGAVITLFLGEPLLRWYFTLSMR; this is encoded by the coding sequence ATGAGCTCCCTGGCCCTGGTTCTCCTGCTCGCCGGAATCTTCGGCCTCGTCATCGGGTCCTTTCTCAATGTCTGCATCTACCGTCTGCCCCGTGGAAAGTCGATCGTGAGCCCGCCCTCGGCATGTCCCCGCTGCAGTACGCCCCTGCGGCCCTGGGAGAATATCCCGGTGGTCAGCTATCTCTTCCTGCGGGGCAGATGCCGCGGCTGCGGGGAACCCATCTCGCTGCGCTATCCCCTCGTTGAGCTCCTGAACGGGGCACTCTACGTGCTCGTCGTGTACACCTTCGGCACGGGGTGGCATCTGCCGCTCCTCTTCGCCTTCATCTCCGCTCTGGTGGTCATCACCTTTATCGATCTCGACTTCCAGATCATCCCCGATGTCATCACCCTGCCGGGAATCGTCATCGGCCTTGCCGCCGCCTCGCTGGTTCTGCCCGACCCTTTTGCCCTCGGCTCCGTCACGCCGCAGGACGCGCAGATCGTGGGCATAACAAACGCTGCCATCGGCTTTCTGCTCGGCGGCGGACTCTTCTATCTCATCGCCGTGCTCAGCAGAGGCGGCATGGGGGGCGGCGACATAAAGATGATGGCGATGGTGGGCGCCTTCATGGGATGGAAGGCGGTGCTGCTGACGACCTTTCTCGGGAGCCTCGCGGGCTCGCTCATCGGCGTATTCCTGATCCTCTTCAAGGGTAAGGGAAGGAAGACCAGGATCCCCTTCGGCCCCTTCCTCGCCCTCGGCGCAGTGATCACGCTCTTTCTCGGGGAGCCTCTCCTCCGCTGGTATTTCACCCTCTCAATGAGGTAA